One window of Apteryx mantelli isolate bAptMan1 chromosome 8, bAptMan1.hap1, whole genome shotgun sequence genomic DNA carries:
- the DIO1 gene encoding type I iodothyronine deiodinase, with translation MLSIRVFLQKILILLHVTMCVAVGKTLLILFPKAMKRYILKQGEKSRMNENPKFSYENWGPTFFSFNYLLFVLKVKWKRLEDEAYEGHPAPNTPVVTFNGEVRPLFDFMQENRPLILNFGSCTUPSFMLKFDEFNKLIKDFSSIADFLIIYIEEAHAVDGWAFRNNVVIKNHRSLEDRRTAAQFLQKKNPLCPVVLDTMENLSSSKYAALPERLYLLQGGKVIYKGGVGPWNYHPQEIRAILEKMM, from the exons ATGCTCAGTATCAGGGTATTTCTACAAAAAATCTTGATTCTTTTGCATGTTACTATGTGTGTTGCTGTTGGTAAAACGCTGCTGATACTGTTCCCCAAAGCTATGAAAAGATACATCCTAAAACAGGGCGAAAAAAGCAGGATGAATGAGAATCCAAAGTTCAGCTATGAAAACTGGGGTCCAACTTTTTTCAGCTTCAATTATTTACTCTTTGTGCTGAAAGTGAAGTGGAAAAGGCTGGAGGATGAAGCCTATGAGGGACATCCTGCTCCCAACACACCGGTGGTGACTTTCAACGGGGAAGTTCGTCCCCTCTTCGATTTCATGCAAG aaaaCCGACCATTAATCCTGAATTTTGGAAGCTGCACCTGACCTTCATTTATGTTAAAATTTGATGAGTTCAACAAGCTCATCAAAGATTTCAGCTCTATAGCAGATTTCCTGATCATCTACATCGAAGAAGCTCATGCAGTAG ATGGATGGGCTTTTAGAAACAATGTCGTTATTAAAAATCACAGAAGCCTTGAAGATCGAAGAACAGCTGCAcaatttcttcagaaaaagaatCCTTTATGTCCAGTGGTTTTAGACACTATGGAAAACCTGAGCAGTTCAAAATATGCTGCATTGCCAGAAAGATTATATCTACTTCAAGGAGGGAAGGTAATCTATAAG GGAGGAGTAGGGCCTTGGAATTATCACCCCCAGGAAATACGTGCCATCCTGGAAAAAATgatgtaa